The following is a genomic window from Deltaproteobacteria bacterium PRO3.
GAGCGCCGCGCCCTTGCGGTAGTTGATCGAGCCCGCCACCCACTCCCCGCCGCGCCGGGCGAGGATCAGGACCATTCTCTCGCGCATCCGCGCGTGGACCTCCTCAAAGAAGCGGCGGCTCAAATAGGGCGAGCAGAATTTCTTGTGAAAGGTCGCGACGTAGAAGCTGTACATCGCGCTCAAGTGCTCGGCCTCGATCTCCGCGCCGGTCAGCGCGACGATCTCCACCGGCAGCTCCGCGACCCGCCGCCGCTCGCGCGCGACCTGCAGGCGGCGCTTGCGGCGCAGCCCGTCGAGGAAATCCTGAAAATCTCGGTAGCCCGCGTTGCGCCACTCGAACTGGTAGCTGTGCCGGATCATCGCCCCACAGTCGCGGAAGATCGGGATCTCGCCCTCCGCGAGATATAGATAGTGCAGGCCGCTGCCGCCCTCGCGGCGGCGCAGCTCGAGGGCCCGCTCCAGCAGGGCGTGGCCCAGCGCCTCGCGGTCGGCCTGGGGGTGGATGAGCAGCTTGGGCCCCGTCACCGGCGTGAAGGGGCTGGCCGAGACCCACTTCGGGTAATAGCTCAGGCCGTGCTCGTGGTAGGCGCGGGCCCAGCCGAAGTCGAAGATGAACTCGCCGTGGCTGTTGTCCTTCTGGTAGAGGAAGCTCGCGCCCAGCAGCCGCCCGCCCTCCCAGGCGCCGAGGTAATACGGAATCCAGCCAGGCTCCGCGCCGACGCAGGCCCCCAGCTCCATCGCGAGGAGGTAGTCGTATTCCGCAAAGGGGAAGTCCCCCATGGCCAGGGCGTTCCAGGCCTCGCGGGGGATCTCTTGCAGGCTGCGGTGGATCTTCCATTCCATAGAAAAGCTTTTCGCCTCGGGCGGCGTCAGGCAGTATAACCTTTGCGGAGCATTTGAACAGTGTAGGGATATTATGGATCCGTTGACGCAGGGACTTCTGGGCGGCGTGGCCGCCCAGGCCGTTTTAAGAAAAAGAGTCACGCCGGCGGCGACCGTCGCCGGCATCCTGGGCGGCATGGCGCCGGACCTGGACATCTTCATCCGCTCGCAGGCAAATCCCCTGCTGATGTACGAGTACCACCGGCACTTCACGCACAGCCTGGCCTTCATCCCGGTGGGCGGAGCCCTGGTGGGATTTCTGCTGTGGCTGCTCCTGCGGCGCAAGCCTCCCCTCGCGCTGATGCTGGTCGCCGCCATCGCCGGCTTCGCGACCCACGGCCTGCTGGATGCCTGCACCTCCTACGGCACGATGCTCTACTGGCCCTTCTCCCGCGAGCGCGTCGCTTGGGACAACGTCTTCATCATCGATCCCTTCTACACCCTCGCCCTCCTGGTCGGATTGGTCGTCTCTTGGCGCCGGCGCCTTGGCAACGCGGCGATCGCCGCCCTGCTCTTGTCCACGGCCTACTTGGGCCTCGGCTTCGTCCAGCACCACCGCGCGGCGGAATTTCAGGCCGAGCTGGCCCGCTCGCGGGGGCACGCCGTCGAGCGCGGCCGCGTGATTCCTTCGCTGGGCCCGCACCTGCTGTGGCGCTCGATCTATCTTTCCGACGGCCGGCTCTACGTCGACGCCCTGCGGGTGCCTTACGGGGGCGCCAAGCAATATTGGCGCGGCGGCTCCCTACCGCATTATTCCAGCAAGGCCCTACTGCGGGACCTGCCGCCCGACTCGACCTTGGCCCGGGACCTGCGGACCTTCGCCTGGTTCACCCAGGGCTACGTGGCCGAGCTGGACGCGGCGCCCCTCGAGCTGGGCGACCTGCGCTTCTCCACCCTGCCGCAAAGCCTGCAGCCACTCTGGGGGATTCGGGTCGACCCGCAGGCCCCGGAGCGCCACGTCCAAAGGCTGCGCTTCCCCTGGCGCAGCGAGGATCGCTTCGAGGCGGTTTGGGAGCTGCTGCGGGGGCGGACGCCGGGCGCCCAGGACCTGCCCGCCGCGGTGGGAATTTCCCCTCATTAAATGGTTGCTGGCCGCGCGCCCAGCGGCTATGCTGGGGCCGTCACTAAATTCACGAAGGAATCCCGCATGTTCGAAAACCTGCCCGCCGAGGTGAAGGCCGCTTTTGAAGATTACCTGAAGAGCGCGAATAAATTGGTCCCCGACCCCAAGGACGACGCCAAATTTTTCAAGTTCGTCATCCTCTGCCACCAAAAGAACGCCGCCATCGAGTCGATCGAGATCTACGAGATCCTCGAAAAACAGGGCTTCGACGAGGCGATGCAAGACCACCTGGTGATCCTGCTCGAGGGCGGGCGCGAGCTGCTCAAGGAATACGACAAGGCCCTGGGCCGGTAAGTCTTTTATTCCCTTCCTTTATTTCAGTCTTTTTCTTGGGCCCCCTCACCTTGAGGGAACGGTGCGGAAATCCGGCTCAGCTGGATCAGTTTTCGTACAAAATATCGCTCAAAATGAGAATTTCTCATTTTGATAGAGCCCGGCCAAAAAACCTTGCATGAAATGATTCAAGAAAAAAATCCACGGAATTGGCAACACGATTGCTAGGTATTTCTGCATCACCTTCGGGGGTGCACGACAAGGAGGACCTATGAAATACCCTATCGTGCCCACCCGCTGGACCCGTCTCTTCTTTCTAATCGCCTGCCTGCTAGGCCTAAGCCAATGCTTCAGCGCCTTCACGATCGAAAGCCAACCCTGGGCGGACGGCGAAAAACTCATCCTCAATTTCGAGGGCCCCGCGACCGTGAGCTACAAGCTCGCGGACGGAAGCCTGGTGAACCTCCCGGTCGACAAGGAAGAGACGATGAAGTTCCTCAACGTCTTTCCCGACGCGCGGCACCACACGGTGTTCTTCATGGAGCTGAGCGATCAGGAGCTGAAGCTCAACGTCGGCCTGCCGCAGGACCTCGAGGCGCCCAGCCGCGGGCTGGTGACCCTGTTCAACCAGTATAAGAACCACGAAATCACCGACTACAAGAACCTCAACCGCGACGAGGGGATCTTGGACGCCGCCGTGCCGGTGAGCATCCAGGGTAAATTCGTCAACGCCGAGACGGAGCGGAGGGTGGCCGTCTGCAAGGACGGCGCCGAGGTGCGCGACGACGTGGGGAGCACGCCCAACCTGCGTTGCCCCATCACGAATCGCACGGAGTACACCGGCGAGACCTTCAAGTCGGCCTATACCAAGGACGAGCTGATGCGGAAGCTGAACGACGAGAAGAAAAACCTGATCGGCGCCGACCCCGGTATCCCGATCGAGGTGGTGGTGAAGAACACCCAACCCGCGGGCGCATCGGGCGGAAACGTCGGCGGCGATTCGGCGCAGCGAGGAAGCGGCGGATCGGGCGGCGGCGCGGCGACCGGGCCTGCCGCGGGCGCGGAGGGCAAGGGCGGCTGCAGCCTCGCGACCGCACCTGCGGGGAGCCTGGATTTGGGCCTGCTGTCGGCACTGGTCGCGGGCCTGGCCGGATGGCTTCGGATGCGGCCGAAACCGTAGTCCCAAAACATCATCCTCAGGAAAAGAACGCCCGCCTCGAAAAAGGCGGGCGTTTTTTAAAATAGGAAGCCCGTTATATAGGCCAAAATCTCCGCACCGCCGCGAAAGCGATTGGCAGAATCGCCATCCAGGCAGTCCCTAAATTAGGGCCGGCGTTGGCGGCCAGACTGCAACCGCCCGTAGCCCCGCTATTGGGCGCCGGAACAAAATCTTCATTATTATCGGCCGGGACTTGCGCATCCCCCGAGTCGGCGCCGAGCACTGTGAAACGGATGGCCATGCCTGGCGCAGATGAAAGGCTCAAGGGATTTTCCGCCGCCAACTCGTGAAGGACCTCACCGGACTCGCTCAACACCTCCACTTTTTCCGCCGCTGTCAGGATTCTCAGCTTCGGATACCATTGGAAATCTAAGTGCAGCGGCATATTGATGCCCGTTTTCTCGGAAGTAAGTTGAACGAGAGTCTCGTCGGAATCTCCCATGACGACAAAGCCGGTTGCCTCTTTGTATTTTTCAAGAATGAATTCGTTGTCCTTAGGGGCGTCCACTCCGACGAGGTTGGTGGTGGAGAGGCGAAGCACCTCGTCCGAGGGAATCGAGTGTTCGGTTTCCTCGCCCTCGCTGTAGATCTTGACTTTAAGGTTCGCCGCATTTTCCGGGGTCAGAGTGATGCGAATCGAACCTCCGCCGATGGCTTCGACGGCGAAGGCCGAGGCGCTGATAAACAACGCCGCGAACAGCGAGGCCGCGGAAGCAAGAATCTTGTTTTTCATATTCGATCTCCTTTGTCTGTCTATCCATTTCCTCCGAAGGGCTTCCGCAAAGCCCGATGGAGTCTTCCAGGGAGGGAAAAGCAAGGGCCGTGCTAAGCGCGGGAGTACGATTTTCAGAGGAATTTCAACGTGGGGGAAAAAAACTGCATTTTAAGAACGGGGACTGCAGGCAACGATTTTGAAAAAATAGGAAATGAAGAACGCACCCCTCATTGGACAAATTTTTCAATCCACGCCAAGGCCGCCCGCATTCCATCCACCGCCGCGCTGGTGATGCCGCCCGCGTAGCCCGGACCCTCGCCGCAGGGGAAGAGCCCCTCGGTCGACACGCTCTCGAAGGTTTCCGGGTCGCGGGGGATGCGGACCGGCGAGGAGGTGCGCGACTCCACCGCGTGCAGGACCGCGTCGGGGTGGGCGAAGCCGCGGCGCCGGCGGTCGAAATCCAAGAGCCCCTTTCGCAGGTAATCGACGATCCACTCCGGCAGCAGCTTCGAGAGATCCGCCGCCACGATGCCGGAGGGACAGCTCGACTTGGCCGTGACCGGGCCCTCGCGGCCCTCCAGAAAATCCTCCAGGCGCTGCGCCGGGATCGCCCGGCCCTCGCCGCGCGCGCGGCTCGCGGCGTAGACTTGGCGCTCGATCCCGCGCTGGAACTCCATCATCTTGAAGGGCCCCTCGCCGGCGACGCGCCAGGTGTCGACGCTGCAGACCACGGCCGCGTTCGCCCACTTGGAATTGCGGTGGTAGTTGCTCATCCCGTTGACGACGATCGTCCCGGGGTCGGTGGTGCTGGAGATGACGTAGCCGCCCGGACACATGCAGAAGGTGTAGACGCCGACCTTTTCGGCATCCCAATAGCTTTGCAGCTTGTACTGCGCCGTCTCCAAGCCCGGCAGGCCGCAGGCCTCGCCGTATTGCCAGCGGTCGATAGTAGCCTGGGGGTGCTCGATGCGCAGCCCCAAGGCGAAGGGCTTCGGCTCGAAACAGACCCCCTGCGATTGCAGGGTATGAAAAAAATCCCCCGCGCTGTGCCCGCAGGCCAAGATAAGCCCGGTGCCCGCGACTTTCGTCCCGTCGGCCAAGACGACGCCCTGCGTCCGGTTGCCGGCCAGGTCCAAGGCCTCGACCCGCGTGTCAAAGCGCAGCTCGGCCCCGCGCGCGATCAGGTCGTCGCTCATCTTCTTGATGACCTCGCGGATCAAATTGCTGCCGACGTGCGGGTTGTAGACATAGGCGATCTCCGGCGGCGCGCCGTAGTCGACGAAGGCCCGCATCACGCGCGGGATCAGCGGGCTCTTGATCCGCGTGATCAGCTTGCCGTCGCTGAAGGTACCGGCCCCGCCCTCGCCGTTGCAGACGTTGCTGTCCGGATCGAGCTCGCCGCGCCGCCAGTAGCGGCTGATCTTGAGCATCCGCGCGTGGGTCCGCGCGCCGCGCTCGAAGAGGACGGGCTTGATCCCGTGGGCCAGAAAGGTGTGGGCCGCGAAGAGCCCCGCCGGCCCCGCGCCCAGGATGAGCGGCGGCGGCCCCTTCCAGGAGACCTGCGGAAAAGGCTCGAAGGTCCGCGCGACCTCCTCTCCCCGGAAATAGACCTCGAGGGAGTAGACCCAGGCCAGCTTGTGCCGTTGCCGGGCGTCGAGGCTGCGCTTCAGGACGCGGATGTCGCCGATTTGATCGGGGGTAATACCCAGGTGCGCGGCAACCAAGGCCGCGAGATCGGGGTCCCGTTGGTAGGGAATGCGAAATTCGTGAAGGACCTTCATGCTTCTCCCGGCCGCGATTTATGCGGCAAAGGATTCCTAAAAAATTATCCCGGCGATCGCTTAGCCCCGCGCCCGCTTCGGCGCCTCGGCCTCCTCGATGCTGCCCAGGATCGCGTCCAAGCCACCGCGCAGCGCGGGGTGGATGATGCCGGTGATGACGAAGGTGTAGATCTCGCGCTCGATGTCGCGGATCGCGGGCTTCTCGGTGCCCAGGACGTACTGGTAAAATACCTCTTTCACCGCGCCCAGCAGGCAGACCGCCAGCACGCCGACGTCGCCCTCGCGCACGAAGCCCATCTTCTGCCCCTGCCTGAGGCCGCGGCGGATGTAGTCGAGGACCAGCTCATAGAATTTTCGGATGTGCTCGTCGAACTCGCTGTCCAGGCCCACCGCGTCGCTGAACACCAGCTTGATCCACAGCGGGTTCTTCATCAGCAGCGCGGTCACCCGCCGCAGGTTGCCCATGATCTGCGCCGGGATCTGGTCGACGGCGTCGAGCGGCAGGGCGCGGATCTGCCCCGCGATCTCCTGGAAGATCTGCGCGATGATCGCCTCGAAGATCTCGCGCTTGCCCTCGAAGTAAAGATAGAAGGTGCCGCGCGCGACCTTCGCCTGCGCGATGATGTCGGAGACCTGCGTGTCGTGATAGCCCTTCTTGCCGAAGGCGGCCAAGGCGGCCTGCATCAGTTGAGTTTTGCGCTGCTCTTTGTCGAGGTGTTGGCCCATAAAAGCTGCGGGCCCCGCATGGGGGGGGTGCCCGCCAAGACCTCCTTCTCATACCTCGGCACCCCCTGTCAAATACTGGAAAAATCATAGGAAATTAGCCCAAGATTAAACTGACATGTCAGTCTAATTTTGACTTGTTTTTCCTCGAAAATTCGTCTAGCTCAAGGCCCATTCTTTCCCGGGAAATCTTTACAGAGGAATCGCGCATGGAAAACTCGCCGACCCGCATCTTCCCCCCGGCCCCCGCTCCCAAGCCCGATGAAGAAGAGAGCCTCGACGTCTGGGGCTTCCGCGACACGAAATTCGAAATCCTAAACAACGGCAGCGTCCGACTCACCGGCTCGCGTTACTCGCTCTGCGGCCAGGAGCTGCCCTCGCTGCTCCCCTGGGTGAGCGAGGTCATGAAAGTGCCGGTGCGCGCCGACGACGTCTATCCGCCGGCCTATCCCACGCCCATCCCCGAGGCGCTGGCGCACCCCCAGTTCCTCGCCGAGCTGCGCAAGACCTTCGCCGAGGACCAGCTGAGCCAGGACCCGAAGATCCGCCTGCGCCACGGCCACGGCCACACCCAAGAGGAGATGTTCGCGATCAAGTACGGCAAGATCGGACGCATCCCCGACCTGGTCGTCTTCCCCACCGAGGAAGGACAGGTCGCGGCCCTGGTCGAGGCGGCGCTGAAGTACGAGGCCTGCCTCATCCCCTTCGGCGGCGGAACCTCGGTGACCGAGGCCCTGCGCTGCCCCGAAAACGAGGCCCGCTTCATCGTCTCGGTCGACATGCGCCGCATGAACCGCATCCTCTGGATCGATCCGGTCAATCGCATGGCCTGCATCCAGGCCGGCGCGGTGGGCCGCCACATCGTCGAGCAGCTCAAGGGCTACGGCTTCACGATGGGCCACGAGCCCGACTCGATCGAGTTCTCCACCCTGGGCGGCTGGATCGCCACCCACGCCAGCGGCATGAAGAAGAACCGCTACGGCAACATCGAGGATCTCGTCCTCGACATCCACGCCGTGACCGCCGCGGGCAAATTGGAGCGCAGCTCGGTCACCCCCCGCGAGTCGGTGGGCAGCGATCCGCGGCTCTGGCTCTTCGGATCGGAGGGAAACTTGGGCATCGTCACCTCAGCGGTGGTGAAGCTCTTCCCCCTGCCGGAAGTGCAGAACTACGGATCGATCCTCTTCCCCACTTTCCAGGACGGCGTCGCCTTCCTCTACGAGCTCGCCCAGACCCACGCGGTGCCCGCCAGCATCCGCCTGGTCGACAACCTGCAATTCCAATTCGGCATGGCGCTCAAGCCCAAGGCGACGGGGCTCAAGGCGCTGAAGAGCAAGCTGGAAAAATTCTTCGTCGTGAAGCTGAAGGGCTTCGACCCGCAGCAGATGGTCGCCTGCACCATCGTCTTCGAGGGCAGCCGTGCCGAGGTCGCCGCGCAAGAGAAGACGGTCTACGGCCTGGCCAAGCGCCACGGCGGGATGAAGGCCGGCGCCGAGAACGGCATCCGCGGCTACCAGCTGACCTTCGGCATCGCCTACATCCGCGACTTCGTGATGAAGCACTACTTCCTCGCCGAGTCCTTCGAGACCTCGGTGCCCTGGAGCCAGGCCGAGGCGCTCTGCGCCAACGTCAAGCGGCGCCTGGCCGAGGAGTACGAACGCCGTAAGCTGCCCGGCAAGCCCTTCATCACCTGCCGGGTGACCCAGGTCTACGAGACCGGCGTCTGCGTCTACTTCTACTTCGGCTACTATTATAAGGGCGTTCCCCATCCTTCCGAGGTCTACGCCGAGCTCGAAGTCATCGCCCGCGAGGAAATTTTGAAAAACGGCGGCTCGCTCTCCCACCACCACGGGATCGGTAAGCTTCGCCAGCGCTTCCTCCCGCAGATCAAGTCGCCCGCGACCCTCGCCTGGGTCGAGCAGGCCAAGCGCGCCCTCGATCCCCACAACGTCTTCGGCAGCGCCAACCAGGGGGTCGGGGCGAAGGACTCGCCGGCCCCGAAGGCCGCGGGAGGCGCGCAATGACCAAGCCTGGCCACCATGTCCTGATCACCGGCGTCACCGGCTTCGTCGGCAAGGTCGTCTTAGAAGAGATCCTGCGCCGCGCGGAAGAGTTCGACCTGGAGAAGGTCTACGTCCTGATCCGCTCCGGCAAGAAGGGCCACTCGCCCCAAGAGCGCTTCCACCACGAGGTCGCGACCTCGCCCTGCTTCTCGAAGCTGCCGGCCGGCTGGGAAGACCGCGTCGCCGTCGTCGGCGGCGAGCTGAGCGAGACCGCCTGCGGCCTGAACGCCGCCGACCGCGAGACGCTGGGCGGACAACTCACGCACATCATCAACTGCGCCGCCTCGGTCGAATTCGACCTCCCCCTGCCCGTCGCGGCCAAGGCCAACATCGCCAGCAGCCTCCATGTTCTCGAGCTGGCCAAGTCCTGCCGGCGCCTGAAGCGCTTCGTCAACGTCTCCACCGCCTACGTGACGCCGCACCGCGGGACGAACGTCCC
Proteins encoded in this region:
- a CDS encoding metal-dependent hydrolase; this encodes MARAFQASRGISCRLRWIFHSIEKLFASGGVRQYNLCGAFEQCRDIMDPLTQGLLGGVAAQAVLRKRVTPAATVAGILGGMAPDLDIFIRSQANPLLMYEYHRHFTHSLAFIPVGGALVGFLLWLLLRRKPPLALMLVAAIAGFATHGLLDACTSYGTMLYWPFSRERVAWDNVFIIDPFYTLALLVGLVVSWRRRLGNAAIAALLLSTAYLGLGFVQHHRAAEFQAELARSRGHAVERGRVIPSLGPHLLWRSIYLSDGRLYVDALRVPYGGAKQYWRGGSLPHYSSKALLRDLPPDSTLARDLRTFAWFTQGYVAELDAAPLELGDLRFSTLPQSLQPLWGIRVDPQAPERHVQRLRFPWRSEDRFEAVWELLRGRTPGAQDLPAAVGISPH
- a CDS encoding N-acetyltransferase gives rise to the protein MPPRMPATVAAGVTLFLKTAWAATPPRSPCVNGSIISLHCSNAPQRLYCLTPPEAKSFSMEWKIHRSLQEIPREAWNALAMGDFPFAEYDYLLAMELGACVGAEPGWIPYYLGAWEGGRLLGASFLYQKDNSHGEFIFDFGWARAYHEHGLSYYPKWVSASPFTPVTGPKLLIHPQADREALGHALLERALELRRREGGSGLHYLYLAEGEIPIFRDCGAMIRHSYQFEWRNAGYRDFQDFLDGLRRKRRLQVARERRRVAELPVEIVALTGAEIEAEHLSAMYSFYVATFHKKFCSPYLSRRFFEEVHARMRERMVLILARRGGEWVAGSINYRKGAALYGRYWGCAEEYRNLHFELCYYRTIEYAIRHGLARVDAGAGGSHKMLRGFRPELTYSAHWIEHPGFREGIRHFLEKEKAFIAEELAYAREHDSFRRAAEREAEETE
- a CDS encoding FAD-binding oxidoreductase, whose amino-acid sequence is MENSPTRIFPPAPAPKPDEEESLDVWGFRDTKFEILNNGSVRLTGSRYSLCGQELPSLLPWVSEVMKVPVRADDVYPPAYPTPIPEALAHPQFLAELRKTFAEDQLSQDPKIRLRHGHGHTQEEMFAIKYGKIGRIPDLVVFPTEEGQVAALVEAALKYEACLIPFGGGTSVTEALRCPENEARFIVSVDMRRMNRILWIDPVNRMACIQAGAVGRHIVEQLKGYGFTMGHEPDSIEFSTLGGWIATHASGMKKNRYGNIEDLVLDIHAVTAAGKLERSSVTPRESVGSDPRLWLFGSEGNLGIVTSAVVKLFPLPEVQNYGSILFPTFQDGVAFLYELAQTHAVPASIRLVDNLQFQFGMALKPKATGLKALKSKLEKFFVVKLKGFDPQQMVACTIVFEGSRAEVAAQEKTVYGLAKRHGGMKAGAENGIRGYQLTFGIAYIRDFVMKHYFLAESFETSVPWSQAEALCANVKRRLAEEYERRKLPGKPFITCRVTQVYETGVCVYFYFGYYYKGVPHPSEVYAELEVIAREEILKNGGSLSHHHGIGKLRQRFLPQIKSPATLAWVEQAKRALDPHNVFGSANQGVGAKDSPAPKAAGGAQ
- a CDS encoding TetR/AcrR family transcriptional regulator; this translates as MGQHLDKEQRKTQLMQAALAAFGKKGYHDTQVSDIIAQAKVARGTFYLYFEGKREIFEAIIAQIFQEIAGQIRALPLDAVDQIPAQIMGNLRRVTALLMKNPLWIKLVFSDAVGLDSEFDEHIRKFYELVLDYIRRGLRQGQKMGFVREGDVGVLAVCLLGAVKEVFYQYVLGTEKPAIRDIEREIYTFVITGIIHPALRGGLDAILGSIEEAEAPKRARG